In one window of Nocardiopsis aegyptia DNA:
- a CDS encoding alpha/beta fold hydrolase: MNPERILHVNGVDLCVQTFGSASDPALLLIGGAEASMDWWDADLCERLAAGARCVIRYDTRDTGRSTTFPVGAPPYDGDALVADAVGVLDALGIKAAHVVGISMGGGIAQHVAVRHPDRVTALTLISTTPDGPGGPDDPDLPPMSERLAAVFAEPSQDAGPDWSDREAVIAHFLEGEEAFAGSVRLDEPRLRRIVGRAHDRSPAMAAAQNHWMLPESDPVRDGLGGIRVPALVLHGTEDPLFPYGHGEALAREIPGARLVPLPGVGHQMPPYETWDTVVSAILDL; encoded by the coding sequence GTGAATCCCGAACGGATACTGCACGTCAACGGGGTGGACCTGTGCGTCCAGACCTTCGGGTCGGCCTCCGATCCCGCCCTGCTGCTCATCGGCGGCGCCGAGGCGTCCATGGACTGGTGGGACGCCGACCTGTGCGAACGCCTGGCCGCCGGCGCCCGGTGCGTGATCCGCTACGACACCCGGGACACCGGCCGCTCCACCACCTTCCCGGTCGGTGCGCCGCCCTACGACGGCGACGCCCTGGTCGCCGACGCCGTCGGGGTGCTCGACGCGCTCGGGATCAAGGCCGCGCACGTCGTGGGCATCTCCATGGGCGGCGGTATCGCGCAGCACGTCGCCGTGCGCCACCCGGACCGGGTCACCGCCCTGACCCTCATCTCCACGACCCCGGACGGCCCCGGCGGCCCCGACGACCCGGACCTGCCGCCGATGAGCGAGCGGCTGGCGGCGGTGTTCGCGGAACCGTCGCAGGACGCGGGGCCCGACTGGTCGGATCGCGAGGCGGTGATCGCCCACTTCCTGGAGGGGGAGGAGGCCTTCGCCGGCTCCGTCCGGCTCGACGAACCACGCCTGCGCCGCATCGTCGGCCGCGCCCACGACCGCAGCCCGGCCATGGCGGCCGCGCAGAACCACTGGATGCTCCCGGAGTCGGACCCGGTCCGGGACGGCCTCGGCGGTATCCGCGTGCCCGCGCTCGTCCTGCACGGGACCGAGGACCCGCTGTTCCCGTACGGCCACGGCGAGGCCCTGGCCCGCGAGATCCCGGGCGCGAGGCTGGTCCCGCTGCCGGGTGTGGGCCACCAGATGCCGCCGTACGAGACGTGGGACACCGTCGTCTCCGCGATCCTGGACCTCTGA
- a CDS encoding winged helix-turn-helix transcriptional regulator, with the protein MAERRSYGEACPIAHALDMIGERWALLVVRELRLGPRRYSDLAAALPGIGPSVLSQRLRDLERVGVLTQRALPPPVTAKVYELTPWGAELEPVFAALRRWGMRSPVVPREGGVSADTVFLGLRAYFDADAGAGTPWSATFRVRLEREVYHLVVDEGVLTDVRRGEHPGEPDAVVTTDQRTLQAVLGRERPLADAVGAGDLTVDGDERAVQRLVDAAGTPA; encoded by the coding sequence GTGGCAGAGCGGCGCAGCTACGGAGAGGCGTGCCCCATCGCGCACGCGCTGGACATGATCGGCGAGCGCTGGGCGCTGCTGGTCGTGCGGGAGCTGCGGCTCGGCCCGCGGCGCTACTCCGATCTCGCCGCCGCGCTGCCGGGCATCGGCCCGAGCGTGCTCTCGCAGCGACTGCGTGACCTGGAGCGGGTCGGGGTGCTCACGCAGCGCGCCCTGCCGCCTCCGGTGACGGCGAAGGTGTACGAGCTCACGCCGTGGGGCGCCGAACTGGAACCGGTCTTCGCCGCCCTGCGCCGCTGGGGGATGCGCTCTCCGGTGGTGCCGCGGGAGGGCGGGGTCAGCGCGGACACCGTGTTCCTCGGCCTGCGCGCGTACTTCGACGCCGACGCCGGTGCTGGTACGCCCTGGTCGGCGACCTTCCGCGTCCGGCTGGAGCGGGAGGTCTACCACCTGGTCGTGGACGAGGGGGTCCTCACCGACGTCCGCCGCGGCGAGCACCCCGGCGAGCCCGACGCCGTGGTCACGACCGACCAGCGCACGCTCCAGGCGGTCCTGGGGCGGGAGCGCCCACTCGCCGACGCGGTCGGGGCGGGCGACCTCACCGTCGACGGAGACGAGCGGGCGGTCCAGCGGCTGGTCGACGCCGCCGGGACGCCCGCCTGA
- a CDS encoding acyl-CoA dehydrogenase — MASTLLSERDLQFLLYEWLDAEALTARPRYADHSRETFDGALDLAERVATDHFAPHFKTSDANEPHFDGERVHVIPEVKKALEVYAETGLNSLSMPESVGGAQAPRLISSACNAWFQAANLGTSAYPFLTSGNAALLLAHGSQEQIDTFVRPMVEGRFTGTMCLSEPQAGSSLSDITTRAEPAGDGTYRLFGNKMWISAGDHELTENIVHLVLAKIPGGPAGVKGISLFVVPKHLVNDDGTLGERNDVVPAGLNHKMGYRGTVNALLNFGEGRHTPGGEPGAVGYLVGEAHQGLQYMFHMMNGARIGVGAGAMAVGYTGYLKSLAYARERLQGRPLGAKDPDQPQVPIVEHTDVRRMLLAQKSYVEGALALVLYCARLYDDTLSHEDQAGREHADLLLDALTPIVKSWPSQWCVAANDLAIQIHGGYGYTREYDVEQHYRDNRLNPIHEGTHGIQALDLLGRKAVLDGGKRLGLLVEAARTAVERARALGGAEAAYADLLDAALTRTTETAAAAWSEGDPAVALANATPYLEAVGHVVIAWMWLEQVVTAHGREGAFYDGKRAAAAYFFHHELPRTGPQFDLVASRDRTVLDVSPDAL, encoded by the coding sequence GTGGCGTCCACCCTTCTCTCCGAACGCGACCTGCAGTTCCTGCTCTACGAGTGGCTCGACGCCGAGGCGCTCACCGCGCGCCCCCGGTACGCCGACCACTCCCGCGAGACCTTCGACGGCGCCCTCGACCTGGCCGAACGCGTGGCCACCGACCACTTCGCGCCGCACTTCAAGACCAGCGACGCCAACGAGCCGCACTTCGACGGGGAGCGCGTCCACGTCATCCCCGAGGTGAAGAAGGCCCTGGAGGTCTACGCCGAGACCGGCCTCAACAGCCTGTCGATGCCCGAGTCGGTCGGCGGCGCCCAGGCACCCCGCCTCATCTCCAGCGCCTGCAACGCCTGGTTCCAGGCCGCGAACCTGGGCACGTCCGCCTACCCCTTCCTGACCTCGGGCAACGCGGCGCTGCTGCTGGCCCACGGCAGCCAGGAGCAGATCGACACCTTCGTACGCCCCATGGTCGAGGGCCGCTTCACCGGCACGATGTGCCTGTCCGAGCCCCAGGCCGGCAGCTCCCTGTCGGACATCACCACGCGCGCCGAACCCGCCGGGGACGGCACCTACCGGCTCTTCGGCAACAAGATGTGGATCTCGGCCGGCGACCACGAGCTGACCGAGAACATCGTCCACCTGGTCCTGGCCAAGATCCCCGGCGGTCCCGCCGGGGTCAAGGGCATCTCGCTGTTCGTCGTCCCCAAGCACCTGGTGAACGACGACGGCACGCTCGGGGAGCGCAACGACGTCGTCCCGGCCGGGCTCAACCACAAGATGGGCTACCGCGGCACCGTCAACGCGCTGCTCAACTTCGGCGAGGGACGGCACACGCCCGGCGGCGAGCCCGGCGCGGTCGGCTACCTGGTCGGCGAAGCCCACCAGGGCCTCCAGTACATGTTCCACATGATGAACGGGGCCCGGATCGGCGTGGGCGCCGGCGCGATGGCGGTCGGCTACACCGGCTACCTGAAGTCGCTCGCCTACGCCCGCGAGCGCCTCCAGGGCCGCCCGCTGGGCGCCAAGGACCCGGACCAGCCGCAGGTGCCCATCGTCGAGCACACGGACGTCCGGCGGATGCTGCTGGCGCAGAAGAGCTACGTCGAGGGCGCCCTCGCGCTGGTGCTGTACTGCGCGCGGCTCTACGACGACACGCTCAGCCACGAGGACCAGGCGGGGCGCGAGCACGCCGACCTGCTGCTGGACGCGCTCACCCCCATCGTCAAGAGCTGGCCGTCGCAGTGGTGCGTGGCCGCCAACGACCTGGCCATCCAGATCCACGGCGGCTACGGCTACACCCGCGAGTACGACGTGGAGCAGCACTACCGCGACAACCGCCTCAACCCGATCCACGAGGGCACGCACGGCATCCAGGCACTGGACCTGCTGGGCCGCAAGGCGGTGCTGGACGGCGGCAAGCGGCTCGGACTGCTGGTGGAGGCCGCCCGCACGGCCGTGGAGCGCGCCCGCGCCCTCGGCGGGGCGGAGGCCGCCTACGCCGACCTGCTGGACGCCGCGCTGACCCGCACCACCGAGACCGCCGCCGCGGCGTGGTCGGAGGGCGACCCGGCCGTCGCCCTGGCCAACGCCACGCCCTACCTGGAGGCGGTCGGGCACGTGGTCATCGCGTGGATGTGGCTGGAGCAGGTGGTCACGGCGCACGGCAGGGAGGGGGCGTTCTACGACGGCAAGCGCGCGGCGGCCGCGTACTTCTTCCACCACGAGCTGCCCCGCACAGGACCGCAGTTCGACCTGGTGGCCTCCCGTGACCGCACCGTCCTGGACGTGTCCCCGGACGCGCTCTAG
- a CDS encoding SDR family NAD(P)-dependent oxidoreductase, with amino-acid sequence MPPYSGRTALVTGASKGLGEALSRELAARGAHLVLVARSADALSRLSEELRATHGVRAEVVTADLAAPHGPAEVVAALRERGREVDLLVNNAGMGAVGPFLAGSFDRDRRSVDLNITGLMALTHAIGSRMLERGSGGILNIASSAAFQPMPYQASYAATKAFVLSFTEAVAEELRTSDIQVMAAHPGATDTGFFDDTSATMAAKAVSPRRVARRILDDFSRGRTISFPGRVSDRVLTFLPRLLRRSTTARLAGGFNRRIGHDAA; translated from the coding sequence ATGCCTCCTTACTCTGGAAGAACCGCCCTGGTCACCGGTGCCTCGAAGGGGCTCGGGGAGGCCCTGTCCCGCGAACTCGCCGCGCGCGGTGCCCACCTCGTCCTCGTCGCGCGGTCCGCCGACGCGCTCAGTCGCCTGTCCGAGGAACTGCGAGCGACCCACGGCGTCCGGGCGGAGGTCGTCACCGCGGATCTCGCCGCGCCGCACGGGCCCGCGGAGGTCGTCGCCGCGTTGCGCGAGCGCGGGAGGGAGGTCGACCTCCTCGTCAACAACGCGGGCATGGGCGCCGTCGGCCCGTTCCTCGCTGGGTCGTTCGACCGCGACCGCCGGTCGGTCGACCTCAACATCACGGGACTGATGGCACTGACCCATGCCATCGGTTCCCGCATGCTCGAACGCGGGAGCGGGGGGATCCTCAACATCGCGTCCAGCGCCGCGTTCCAGCCGATGCCGTACCAGGCCAGCTACGCGGCGACCAAGGCCTTCGTCCTCTCCTTCACCGAGGCGGTCGCCGAGGAGCTGCGCACGTCCGACATCCAGGTGATGGCGGCCCATCCCGGCGCGACCGACACCGGCTTCTTCGACGACACGTCGGCCACCATGGCCGCGAAGGCGGTCTCCCCGCGGCGCGTCGCCCGGAGGATCCTCGACGACTTCTCCCGCGGTCGGACCATCTCTTTCCCGGGACGTGTGTCCGACCGCGTGCTGACCTTCCTTCCGCGGCTGCTCCGCCGCTCGACGACCGCACGGCTCGCCGGCGGGTTCAACCGCCGGATCGGCCACGACGCGGCGTGA
- a CDS encoding MarR family winged helix-turn-helix transcriptional regulator → MPPSPLEAAIVGVHTLVTQTEELIGDALAEHRLTGATAQALWAIDPEEEPPSMKVMARRLYCRAPNLTFVVNQLADRGFVERTVDPADRRSRLVRITEEGRRARTAVVDAAVATSPLARLTPDELHRLIALLGTALPPSTD, encoded by the coding sequence ATGCCACCGAGCCCCCTGGAAGCCGCCATCGTCGGTGTCCACACGCTGGTCACACAGACGGAAGAGCTCATCGGAGACGCTCTGGCCGAGCACCGGCTGACCGGCGCCACGGCTCAGGCGCTGTGGGCGATCGATCCCGAGGAGGAACCCCCATCGATGAAGGTGATGGCGCGGCGGCTGTACTGCCGCGCTCCGAACCTGACGTTCGTGGTGAACCAACTGGCCGACCGGGGCTTCGTTGAGCGGACCGTCGACCCGGCGGACCGCCGGTCGCGCCTTGTGCGGATCACCGAGGAGGGCCGTCGCGCCCGAACCGCGGTCGTCGACGCCGCCGTCGCCACGAGCCCTCTCGCCCGATTGACCCCTGACGAGCTGCACCGGCTGATCGCCCTGCTCGGCACGGCGCTCCCGCCCTCCACCGACTAG
- a CDS encoding MarR family winged helix-turn-helix transcriptional regulator, which translates to MSNDEDEVARLLVRLINISNRLGRYAAHATGERTSPATWRALSVLQEKGPLRLGVLAENCRVRQPTMTAIVESLLSSGYVLRRPDPDDRRAQLHELTAAGEAALEDWRSRVGAALTPLFDDLTEDEHALLSDSVRLLDGRLRRGEA; encoded by the coding sequence GTGAGCAACGACGAGGACGAGGTCGCCCGGCTGCTGGTGCGCCTGATCAACATCAGCAACCGCCTGGGGCGCTACGCCGCCCACGCCACCGGCGAGCGCACGTCCCCGGCGACCTGGCGCGCGCTGAGCGTGCTCCAGGAGAAGGGACCGCTGCGGCTGGGCGTGCTGGCGGAGAACTGCCGGGTGCGCCAGCCCACGATGACGGCGATCGTGGAGTCGCTCCTCTCCTCCGGCTACGTCCTGCGCCGCCCCGACCCCGATGACCGGCGCGCCCAGTTGCACGAGCTGACGGCGGCGGGCGAGGCGGCGCTGGAGGACTGGCGCTCACGCGTGGGGGCGGCGCTGACCCCGCTCTTCGACGACCTGACCGAGGACGAGCACGCGCTGCTGTCGGACTCGGTGCGGCTCCTGGACGGGCGCCTGCGCCGCGGCGAGGCCTAG
- a CDS encoding VOC family protein produces MSVRRVVPNVRSEAVPESREFYGLLGFEEVMNHGWIMTLASPSHPAAQVSFMTEDATAPVAPDMSVEVDDVDAAYAAMRESGAEIVHPLRDEEWGVRRFFVRDPNGQVVNVLGHR; encoded by the coding sequence ATGTCCGTCCGCCGAGTGGTGCCCAACGTCCGGTCCGAGGCCGTGCCGGAGAGCCGGGAGTTCTACGGCCTGCTGGGCTTCGAGGAGGTCATGAACCACGGGTGGATCATGACGCTCGCCTCCCCCTCCCATCCGGCGGCGCAGGTCAGCTTCATGACCGAGGACGCGACGGCGCCGGTCGCCCCCGACATGAGCGTGGAGGTGGACGACGTGGACGCGGCCTACGCGGCCATGCGCGAGAGCGGCGCGGAGATCGTCCACCCGTTGCGGGACGAGGAGTGGGGCGTGCGGCGCTTCTTCGTCCGCGACCCGAACGGCCAGGTCGTCAACGTCCTGGGGCACCGCTGA
- a CDS encoding MFS transporter, with protein MSTATRRLALWAACAAQLMVVLDISVVNVALPSIRADLSLGGVAATWVALAYGLGFAGVLLVGARLADVLGTARVLGWGIALFTLASAVGGLATEGWTLIGARVVQGLSAAVVSPATFTLLTTAYPEGPARVRAIAVWTAVSLAGGGLGTVTGGVLTDLVSWRAVLLVNLPIGAAVALAAVALRWWTPDDRRGGRISLAGAVLATGGFTCATYALSVAGTPGSAVPFAAAGSASVLLFALLVAEQRRTPHRLVPAALLRDRPIVRGNLATALTAVCFQVGLWYFLTFRMQEQLGYTPLQAGLAFLPLTLGMLAVNTWATPRLMRRVPARALVCTGAAVAGLGLVWQALADSGPFALTILAPSVVVGVGGGLLNTPLATIVTTGVPAEQAGAASGLMNTGKQFGGAVGLAAATAVAAGAGTDRAAFLLMAAALGAVAVLAPRIRRRRAEPAPVSGAPGR; from the coding sequence GTGTCCACGGCGACGAGGCGGCTCGCCCTCTGGGCGGCCTGCGCGGCCCAGCTGATGGTGGTGCTGGACATCTCGGTGGTCAACGTCGCCCTCCCGTCGATCCGGGCCGACCTCTCGCTCGGCGGCGTGGCCGCGACCTGGGTCGCCCTGGCCTACGGCCTCGGTTTCGCCGGAGTCCTGCTCGTCGGAGCGCGGCTCGCCGACGTCCTCGGCACGGCACGGGTGCTCGGCTGGGGCATCGCGCTGTTCACCCTCGCGAGCGCGGTGGGCGGTCTGGCCACCGAGGGCTGGACCCTCATCGGTGCGCGGGTGGTGCAGGGGCTGTCCGCCGCCGTCGTGTCGCCGGCGACGTTCACCCTGCTCACGACGGCCTACCCCGAAGGGCCCGCCCGGGTCCGGGCGATCGCCGTGTGGACCGCGGTCAGTCTCGCCGGCGGCGGCCTCGGCACCGTCACCGGCGGCGTGCTCACCGACCTGGTCTCCTGGCGTGCCGTCCTGCTGGTCAACCTGCCGATCGGTGCCGCCGTCGCCCTCGCGGCCGTCGCGCTGCGGTGGTGGACCCCCGACGACCGGCGCGGAGGGCGGATCAGCCTCGCCGGTGCCGTGCTGGCCACCGGCGGCTTCACGTGCGCCACCTACGCGCTCTCGGTCGCCGGAACCCCGGGCTCGGCGGTGCCCTTCGCCGCGGCCGGGTCGGCGAGCGTGCTGCTGTTCGCCCTGCTCGTGGCGGAGCAGCGCCGAACCCCGCACCGGCTCGTGCCCGCCGCGCTCCTGCGCGACCGCCCCATCGTGCGGGGCAACCTCGCCACCGCGCTGACCGCCGTCTGCTTCCAGGTCGGCCTGTGGTACTTCCTCACGTTCCGGATGCAGGAGCAGCTGGGCTACACCCCCCTCCAGGCCGGTCTGGCCTTCCTGCCCCTGACCCTCGGCATGCTCGCGGTCAACACCTGGGCGACCCCGCGTCTGATGCGGCGCGTCCCCGCCCGCGCTCTCGTCTGCACGGGGGCGGCGGTGGCCGGTCTCGGCCTGGTCTGGCAGGCGCTCGCGGACAGCGGTCCCTTCGCGCTCACGATCCTCGCGCCCAGCGTCGTGGTCGGCGTCGGCGGCGGCCTGCTGAACACCCCGCTCGCCACCATCGTGACCACCGGCGTCCCGGCCGAGCAGGCCGGTGCGGCCTCCGGCCTGATGAACACCGGGAAGCAGTTCGGCGGCGCCGTCGGGCTGGCCGCGGCGACCGCGGTCGCGGCCGGGGCCGGTACCGACCGGGCGGCCTTCCTGCTCATGGCGGCGGCGCTCGGCGCCGTCGCCGTCCTCGCGCCCCGCATCCGGCGACGCCGCGCCGAACCGGCACCGGTCAGCGGTGCCCCAGGACGTTGA
- a CDS encoding TetR/AcrR family transcriptional regulator translates to MPEEERRAQILDAVERLLGQGGLEAVTMREVATQAGVSLRLVQYYGKSKDELLTAALERLAEKSVRRWHARSEEQTRGGSALSRIRAFLAEALPTDEASRSFHRVGVSLELLTITRPSAAADAYRAHLGALADHLAGILRTDPRMGAEDARRLASEAMALAHGVGSLLMADQITRAAAEALLDGYVDRLRTEIAH, encoded by the coding sequence ATGCCTGAGGAGGAACGCCGCGCGCAGATCCTGGACGCCGTGGAACGGCTGCTGGGCCAGGGCGGTCTGGAGGCCGTGACCATGCGGGAGGTCGCCACCCAGGCGGGGGTGTCGCTCCGGCTGGTCCAGTACTACGGGAAAAGCAAGGACGAACTCCTGACCGCGGCCCTGGAGCGGTTGGCCGAGAAGAGCGTCCGGCGGTGGCACGCCAGAAGCGAGGAGCAGACACGGGGCGGATCGGCGCTCTCCCGGATCAGGGCGTTTCTGGCCGAGGCGCTGCCCACCGACGAGGCGAGCCGCTCGTTCCACCGCGTCGGCGTCTCGCTGGAGCTGCTGACGATCACCCGGCCGAGCGCGGCCGCGGACGCCTACCGGGCCCACCTCGGCGCCCTGGCCGACCACCTCGCCGGAATCCTGCGCACGGATCCGCGGATGGGCGCCGAGGACGCGCGACGGCTCGCGTCGGAGGCCATGGCCCTCGCGCACGGCGTGGGGTCCCTCCTGATGGCCGACCAGATCACCCGTGCGGCGGCCGAAGCACTGCTCGACGGCTACGTCGACCGCCTGCGGACCGAGATCGCGCACTGA
- a CDS encoding MFS transporter — METDDAQRTGTGGHHGGPPTGSLLRQPRAVWAVAFASVIAFMGIGLVDPILPAISASLDATRTQTSLLFTSYLLVTGLAMLVTSWVSSRIGAKRTLLIGLALIVVFAAAAGASGSVESVIGFRAGWGLGNAFFISTALATIVGAAGGGSSAAIILYEAALGLGIACGPLMGGLLGSVSWRGPFFGTAALMAVGFVTIAVLLRGDSVPRTAPVALSAPFTALRERGLLVLALIALFYNIGFFVLLAYTPFPLGLDEMGLGLVFFGWGLALAATSVLVAPWLTRRWPRTRLLWTTLLLLAADLVGAGALIDSTVGLITCVVVGGLLLGVLNTVLTECVMEVSDLPHAVASSSYSAIRFLGGALAPPAASLLAAALAPGAPLYAAAASVTLAAGIAVLGRRALRRVDGGPEPLGVEARAIAVGDG; from the coding sequence ATGGAGACCGACGACGCCCAACGCACCGGAACCGGCGGGCACCACGGTGGTCCGCCCACGGGTTCCCTGCTCAGGCAGCCCCGCGCCGTGTGGGCGGTGGCCTTCGCCAGCGTGATCGCGTTCATGGGCATCGGCCTGGTCGACCCGATCCTGCCCGCGATCTCCGCCAGTCTCGACGCCACGCGGACCCAGACCTCGCTGCTGTTCACCAGCTACCTGCTGGTCACCGGCCTGGCCATGCTCGTCACCAGCTGGGTGTCCAGCCGGATCGGCGCCAAGCGGACCCTGCTCATCGGGCTGGCCCTGATCGTGGTGTTCGCGGCGGCGGCCGGGGCGAGCGGCAGCGTGGAGTCGGTCATCGGGTTCCGCGCGGGCTGGGGCCTGGGCAACGCCTTCTTCATCTCCACCGCGCTGGCCACCATCGTCGGCGCGGCCGGCGGCGGGTCCTCCGCGGCGATCATCCTCTACGAGGCGGCGCTCGGCCTCGGTATCGCCTGCGGTCCGCTCATGGGCGGCCTGCTCGGCAGCGTCAGTTGGCGCGGCCCCTTCTTCGGCACCGCCGCGCTGATGGCGGTCGGCTTCGTCACCATCGCCGTCCTGCTCCGCGGCGACAGCGTGCCGAGGACCGCGCCGGTCGCGCTCTCGGCACCGTTCACGGCGCTGCGCGAACGCGGGCTGCTGGTGCTGGCGCTCATCGCGCTCTTCTACAACATCGGGTTCTTCGTGCTGCTGGCCTACACGCCCTTCCCGCTGGGCCTGGACGAGATGGGGCTGGGCCTGGTCTTCTTCGGCTGGGGCCTCGCGCTGGCCGCCACCTCGGTCCTGGTGGCGCCGTGGCTGACCCGCCGGTGGCCGCGCACCCGCCTGCTGTGGACCACCCTGCTCCTACTGGCCGCCGACCTCGTCGGCGCCGGCGCCCTGATCGACTCCACGGTGGGGCTGATCACCTGCGTCGTCGTGGGCGGACTGCTGCTGGGCGTACTCAACACCGTGCTCACCGAGTGCGTGATGGAGGTCAGCGACCTGCCCCACGCGGTGGCGTCCTCGTCCTACTCCGCGATCCGCTTCCTCGGCGGTGCCCTCGCACCCCCGGCGGCCTCCCTGCTGGCCGCCGCCCTCGCCCCCGGTGCCCCGCTCTACGCCGCGGCCGCCTCGGTGACGCTCGCCGCCGGGATCGCGGTCCTCGGCCGCCGTGCGCTGCGCCGGGTGGACGGCGGGCCCGAGCCGCTCGGCGTGGAGGCCCGGGCCATCGCCGTGGGCGACGGCTGA